The DNA window GGGTTCGCGCAGATGATGAAAGGCCTTGAGACAGGACGTATTCAGGTCGCCGCACGCGCGCTCGGAGTGGCTACCGCAGCGCTCGAGGATGCACTGAAGTATGCACAGGGGCGGGAGAGCTTCGGGAAGCCGATCTGGAAGCACCAGTCCATCGGCAACTATCTGGCCGACATGGCGACCAAATTGACCGCTGCGCGTCAACTCACCCGATATGCCGCCGAGCGTTACGACAGTGGCGACCGGTGCGACATGGAAGCCGGGATGGCGAAGTTGTTCGCATCCGAGGTAGCCATGGAGATCGCGTTGAATGCGGTCCGGATCCACGGCGGTTACGGCTATTCCACCGAGTACGACGTCGAACGCTATTTTCGCGATGCGCCGCTGATGATCGTCGGTGAGGGCACCAACGAGATCCAGCGCAACGTGATCGCGGCGCAGCTCGTGGCCCGCGGCGGAATCTAGCGTGAAGGCGCCCCCCGCGTACCAGGCACTGCGCGAACAACTTCGCGACGAGATCGACGCGGGGCGCTACCGCGACGGAGCGCGTCTGCCCACCGAGTCAGAACTGGTTGCCCGCCACAACCTTTCCCGGCAGACGGTCCGACGGGCGTTTCAGGACTTGGTCGCCGAGGGCGTGGTGTACCGCGTTCCTGGCCGCGGCACCTATGCCCATGGAGAGGGTCGGCGCTATCTGCGTCAGCTCGGTTCGATCGAAGACCTGATGAGCCTCTCCGACGACACGACGATGCAAGTGCTGACCGGTCTGCGCAGACGCGTGGATCTCGATGCCGCCAGTCGCCTACGACTCGACGACGACATCGTCTACTCGGTCGTCTTCCGGCGGCTCCACGACGGGGTGCCGTTCGTGATGACGACCGTGCACCTCGCGCCCGCTGTCGCGCACGCGGTGGTGTCGTCGCCCGAACTACAAGACGGTGCGGTCGGCACACAAACGGTGATCGGCGTCCTCGAGCCCCAGCTGACAGACCCGATTGCCGAAGCGGCACAGTCCATTACAGTGGCGCCGGCGGACAGTGCGGTCGCTGATGCGGTGTCGTGTGAGCCCGGCCATTGCATGCTTCGAGTCGACCGGCTCTACAGCGATACCTCGGGACGCCCCGTCGAGTTGTCCGTCAGCCATTTCCTACCCGAGCAGTACACCTACCGGGTGACGTTGCGCCGCTCCGGCTAGACGGTATGAGGGGCTGGGGCCCCGCTCACATGTGAACGTGGGTTGCCGACAGGAATGTGGTCCTGGCCGGTAGAGCCACAGATGTGGGAGGCCCCAGTGAAGGTCGCATGCGGTCTTGATGGTCAGACCGGGGAGCTCTTCGAGCGGCGGTTGACTCCGGATCACGGGGAGATCCTGGCGTGGTTGGGTGATCTGCCTGGGCCGGTTGCTGCGACGTATGAGGCGGGCCCGACGGGTTTCGTGTTGGCGCGCAGCATCAACGCCGCCGGGATCAGGTGTTCAGTCGCCGCGCCATCGAAGTTGCAGCGCCCGGTCGGCGATCGGGTCAAGACCGATAAACGCGATGCTCGTCATCTGGCCCGGTTGTTGCATCTGGGTGAGATCGTCGAAGTCGAGATCCCCGGCGTGGAGCAGGAATCTGCGCGTGATCTGTTCCGGGCGCGGGAGGCCTGCCGCAAGGACCTGATGGCCGCCCGCCATCGACTCTCCAAGCTGCTGCTGCGCCGAGGGATCGTCTACTACGGCGGAACGGCCTGGTCACGAAATCACGAACGGTGGCTGCAGAGCCAGCGGTTCGACGACCCCGCGCTGGCGATCGCCTACGACACCGCCTTCGACACGGTGTTGACCACCACCGCTCGCCGCGATCGTCTCGATGCGGCGATCACCGCGATGGCCGCCGATTCCTCGTTCACCCCGGTGGTGACGCGGCTGGGGTGTCTGCGCGGGGTCTCGACGTTGACGGCGTTTGGGTTGGCCACCGAGATCGGCGACTGGCACCGGCTGAGCGGGCGTTCGATCGGCGCCTATTTGGGGCTGGTGCCATGCGAGTACTCCTCGGGAGACAACAGGGTCCAGGGCGGGTTGACCCGCACCGGCAACGGCCACGCCCGCCGGTTGTTGATCGAGGCGGCTTGGCATCAGGTCAAGTCCAGGGACGTGGTGTACGACGTCGTCGTGTGATTCTTCGAGGTAGTTGGGTCAGGCGGTCAGTGCCGCTGGGGTGGCCTCCTGTTCTGTCGGTGTGTCGTTGACGGTGCGTGATTTGCTGAGGACGTCGAGGCCGAGGTAGCGCCGCGATTCTGCCCATTCGTCGTGTTGTTCGGCCAGGACGGCGCCGACGAGGCGGATCAGAGCGTTTCGGTCGGGGAAGATGCCGACGACGTCGGTGCGTCGGCGGATCTCCTTGTTGAGGCGTTCGATCGTTATCTGTAGTCCGGCGGTCGGGCAGGGTTGTGACCTGCTGGTTTGCGGTGTGGACGGTGTCCGCGACGTGCTCTTGGCGCTCGGTTGTCGCCCAGTCAGCAGGGGTCGATTGTTATCGAATCGCGATCTCGGGCGGGTCGCTTGTGGGTGTCGTCGCGGGCTTGTCCGAGAGCATGGGCGAGTTGGTGGCGCAGTCGCTGATTCTGTTCGGCGAGTTCACGGTTGCGGCGAAGTGCGACGTCGAGGCGCTGGCGCAGGGAGTCTTCCCTGGCGCGTTGCCGGGCTGGCGGAGCCTGGTCGTGTTGCGGGCGGCGTAGCGCACGGATGCGGTTGATCTCGTCTTTGAGGTCGGGCTGGGTGTAGAGCCAGGACCGGGAGACACCGGCGTGTTCGGCGACGGCTTCGAAGCTGATCTTGGTTCCGGCGCGGTCGAGTTCGTGCAAGGCGGCGATAGCTTTTGCGCGGGTGAGCTCGTGACGCTGCTTGGCTGCGGTGACGATGTGAATGCTGTTGTCAGCTCGCATGTTCGGCTGCCGTCGGATCGGTGGGAGTGTCGAGCGAGGTGATGATGGCGTCGAGGTTGCCAAAACCTGGCGGTTCATCTCGGCCAGCCGTTTGTGTCCGCGAGCTTCTGCTGCTGTGATCAGTTGCAGTGTCTGCTTGCGTTGGGTCCGATGTTGCGGCAGGAATTCCTGGGTGGTGAGGAACATGGGGCAAGTCAGGCAGGCGTTGGCGTGTGGGCAGCTCTGTTGGACGGGCAGACCGCAGTAGCCGTTGGGTAGGGCTTGGGTGGCGCGACCGAGGCGTTGTTTGGCCCAAGCGGCGTCGGCCATCGGTCCGTCTGGGTCGAGGTTGACCTCACGCCCGTGGCTGTCGACTTTGCGGGCGGCTTCCCAGGCTCGGCGGACGGTGGTGTCGTGCAGGCGAGCGTAGTGGGCGGTCATCTGCGGTGAGTCGTGGTCGAGGATGTGGCGCACGACCTCTTGCGGAACGTCGCGGTTGATCAGGCGGGTGCCGAGCGTGTGGCGCCACTGGTGCGGCGTCAAATGCACCCGCCGGTTGTGCTCGTCGCGGATGTCGCAGGCTGCGAGCCATCGGTGCATCGCCTCGCGGTAGGTCGGGATCCCCAGGGGGACTTGGCCGTCGATGTTCTTGGTGGGGCGCGGGAACAGCAGTCCAGTGCCGCCGGGCCAGCGTTCGGAGACGAGTCGGCGTTGGTGGCCGATCATGTCGACGAGGTCTGGGGCGATCGGAACAAGGGCGTCCCGCTTCATCTTGTGGTTGAAGTAGCGCAGATAGGGTGCCCCGTCGGCGTCTGTGGTGACGCAGTCGCCGCGCAATCGCAGGGCGTCGGTGATCCGGAGCCCGCAACGCATCAGGATGACGGTGATCAGTCGATAGGCAGGGTTGTTGAACTGGTCGAGGTTGTCGTGGTGTTCGAGCTGGGTCATGACGTGTTCGGCCAACGCTCTGGGCAGGTGTTCGCCGCGCTTGGGGTGGTCCTCGGCGAAGAACATCGCAGTGTCGGGAAGTCCTGTGGCCCAGCAATGTTGGCGGATCGCGGCAAAGAATCCATTGAGCAGGCCGATGTGGGCGCCTCGGCGCTGTGGGCTGTATTCCTGGTTCAGGTGCGCGAGGTAGCGTTCGAGCAGTTCCCGGTCGATCCGGCTGATGTCGTCGATGTCGACGTCAGCGAGAAATCGTCCGAATCGGGCGATGGCCAGCAGCGGGCGTCCACCGCCTGCTTCGAGGTTGAGTCCGCGTGAGAGGCGCAGCCGGATCCATCGTTTGGCCGGCTCTCTGAGCCAGGGTTGCGGGATGCGGTCGAACCGCAGTGTGTAGTGGCCTTCGTAGCCGAGCCGGTGCATCCGCCAGACGTCGCGTGGGTATTCGGCTTCCCAACCTCCGGCCTCGGCCAAGTCCAGCATGGTGAGGTGGGCATAGAGCAGCAAGCCGCGAGATCTCGTGTCGTTGAGTAGCACGGCTGAGCGTTGCCGCCATTGGTCGGCGTCGAAGTCGAGCAGCGAGGTGGTGGCGGTGTCTATCAGTAGTCGGACCACCCTGGCGACAACGGCCGGCGTCAGCTTGCCGCGTCGGTCGTCGTGGCGTTGCTGCAGTACGTACTGCATCTCCAGTTTGAGCTGCGGCGTGAGCATCCCGAGCTGAATCGTCTCGTTTGCCGGTGTGTCGTTGGATTCGAATCTTGCGACGAACTCGTCGATATCGTTGCGGTCGTTCGCTTTCCAAGTGTTGGTGTGGGAATGGCATAGCGGCGACTTGGCCTGCGGCCATAACGAGCAGTGCCCGATCTGGCAGGTCGCGCCGGGCCGGGGCTGTTTCACCGGCAGCGGATCACGTAACCACGAGGTCAGGGGCGGCCGCCCGGCGCGTTCCCACCGTTGCGCGTGCAGCTGACACAATCCGCGGCGAGCCGACCCGTAACCGCAGCCGTCGACCCGACATGCCTGGTTGGGGCGATGTTTGCGCCAACGCGGGTCGGTCGAGGCAGTGAACTCTTCGAGGTCGGGGCGGCCCGCGTTGGCCCATCGCTGGTGGTGACCTTGACAGAGGCCATGGCCACGGGCGCTGCGTCCGCAGTCGGTGACGCGGCAGGACCCTCCACCGAATACGGCGTCGTCCGAGGCGAACTCCAATGCGTCGCTGCGGAATTCGGCGCGAACACCGGCTATGAGCAGGCCCAGCAGGCCCGGCGTTGAGTTGGGCTCCAGGGCGGTCATAGGTTCACCTGGGCCTTTCCGATGAACCAGCCCGCGTGCTCCATCGCCTTGCGGGCGTCCTCCACGTTCAGATGCCCGTATGTCGCGGCGGTGACGGTGACATTGGCGTGGCCGAGCAGCTTGGCCACGACCTCCAATCCGATCCCGTCGCGCAGCATCCTGGTCGCTGCGGTGTGGCGCAGCCAATGCGGGTCGAAGTCGATGTCCGTGCGCCGGCGCAAACGGCGGACCAGGTCGTAGACCGCGCTATAGGTCAACGGATGGCCGTGTGGCCGCCCCCAGAGGTTGACGAAAACGTAGTCGCTGTCGAGGTCGCCGTATTCAGCGTGAAGGTAATCGGCATACAACCGAATCAGTTCCGCGCTCACCGGAACGGTCCGGACCGTCAACGATTTGGCGCGGGCTCGGTTGTCGTTGTCACGCCGACAAACTGTGATCTGCCGATCAGCGGCGGCGATGTCGCTGTGACGCAGCCCCAGCGCCTCACCGATGCGCATCCCGGTGTCATAGAGCAGCGCCAACAGGAACCGATCCCGCAACCGGTCACACGCGTCCAGCAGTGTTTGGATCTCGCCGGGGATCAGCACTCGCGGCAGCTTCTTCGGCGCCTTCAACGACACTGTTCGCCGGGGTAGCGGCATGTGCTTGCTGATGTGGTGCAGAAACGGCTTCCAACCGCCTCTCGACCCTCCGATCTGCCAGGTCGTCAGCAGCTCGCCGACCTCGATCCCGTCGCGAACGGCGTGCAGATAGAACGCCGCCAACGCCGACAGCTTCCGGTTCACCGTTGACTCGCCGCAGTGATGCTCCACCGAGGGCAGCACGGCGATCGCGCCCTGCCGCAGCGCCGTGGGCAGCCGCAGCCAGGCGACGAACGCGCCGATATCCTCCAGACTCACCGACCGCCAGTCCAGGCCGCACCCGCCCAGGAAC is part of the Mycolicibacterium tusciae JS617 genome and encodes:
- a CDS encoding GntR family transcriptional regulator, with amino-acid sequence MKAPPAYQALREQLRDEIDAGRYRDGARLPTESELVARHNLSRQTVRRAFQDLVAEGVVYRVPGRGTYAHGEGRRYLRQLGSIEDLMSLSDDTTMQVLTGLRRRVDLDAASRLRLDDDIVYSVVFRRLHDGVPFVMTTVHLAPAVAHAVVSSPELQDGAVGTQTVIGVLEPQLTDPIAEAAQSITVAPADSAVADAVSCEPGHCMLRVDRLYSDTSGRPVELSVSHFLPEQYTYRVTLRRSG
- a CDS encoding DUF6262 family protein → MRADNSIHIVTAAKQRHELTRAKAIAALHELDRAGTKISFEAVAEHAGVSRSWLYTQPDLKDEINRIRALRRPQHDQAPPARQRAREDSLRQRLDVALRRNRELAEQNQRLRHQLAHALGQARDDTHKRPARDRDSITIDPC
- a CDS encoding site-specific integrase, which encodes MLVVKVVSPLSSRESFTVLGEDGVPVAPVERYLKYLTDIERSPNTIKAYAHDLKDWFTFLGGCGLDWRSVSLEDIGAFVAWLRLPTALRQGAIAVLPSVEHHCGESTVNRKLSALAAFYLHAVRDGIEVGELLTTWQIGGSRGGWKPFLHHISKHMPLPRRTVSLKAPKKLPRVLIPGEIQTLLDACDRLRDRFLLALLYDTGMRIGEALGLRHSDIAAADRQITVCRRDNDNRARAKSLTVRTVPVSAELIRLYADYLHAEYGDLDSDYVFVNLWGRPHGHPLTYSAVYDLVRRLRRRTDIDFDPHWLRHTAATRMLRDGIGLEVVAKLLGHANVTVTAATYGHLNVEDARKAMEHAGWFIGKAQVNL